A section of the Streptomyces xinghaiensis S187 genome encodes:
- a CDS encoding Leu/Phe/Val dehydrogenase: MTDASHPTAAGDLGAISTLFRSEQGGHERVLLCQDRESGLKAVIALHSTALGPALGGTRFHAYASDEEAVLDALNLARGMSYKNALAGLPHGGGKAVIIGSPAPVSEGGLKSEALLRAYGRFVASLDGRYVTACDVGTYVADMDVVARECRWTTGRSPENGGAGDSSVLTAFGVFQGMRASAQALWGEPTLRGRTVGVAGVGKVGHHLVDHLVEDGARVVVTDVRPESVERVRARHPRVVAVPDTESLIRADLDVYAPCALGGALNDDTVPALTARIVCGAANNQLAHPGVEKDLADRGILYAPDYVVNAGGVIQVADELLGFEFDRAKAKAAQIFDTTLAIFDRARTDGVPPAVAADRIAEQRMAEARTA; encoded by the coding sequence GTGACCGACGCGTCCCACCCCACCGCCGCCGGCGACCTCGGCGCCATCTCCACCCTCTTCCGCTCCGAGCAGGGCGGCCACGAGCGGGTCCTGCTCTGCCAGGACCGCGAGAGCGGCCTCAAGGCCGTCATCGCCCTGCACTCGACCGCCCTGGGCCCGGCCCTCGGCGGCACCCGCTTCCATGCCTACGCCTCCGACGAGGAGGCCGTGCTCGACGCCCTGAACCTCGCACGCGGCATGTCCTACAAGAACGCCCTCGCCGGGCTGCCGCACGGCGGCGGCAAGGCCGTGATCATCGGCAGCCCCGCCCCGGTCTCCGAGGGCGGGCTGAAGAGCGAGGCGCTGCTCCGCGCGTACGGCCGCTTCGTCGCCTCCCTGGACGGCCGTTACGTCACGGCCTGTGACGTCGGCACCTATGTCGCCGACATGGACGTCGTTGCCCGCGAGTGCCGGTGGACCACCGGCCGCTCCCCGGAGAACGGCGGCGCCGGCGACTCCTCCGTCCTCACCGCCTTCGGCGTCTTCCAGGGCATGCGGGCCAGCGCCCAGGCGCTGTGGGGCGAGCCCACCCTGCGCGGCCGGACCGTCGGCGTGGCCGGGGTCGGCAAGGTCGGCCACCACCTGGTGGACCACCTGGTGGAGGACGGTGCCCGGGTCGTGGTCACCGATGTGCGGCCGGAGAGCGTGGAGCGGGTGCGCGCCCGGCACCCGCGGGTGGTGGCCGTGCCCGACACGGAGTCCCTGATCCGCGCCGACCTGGACGTCTACGCCCCCTGTGCCCTCGGCGGTGCCCTGAACGACGACACGGTGCCCGCGCTGACCGCGCGCATCGTCTGCGGCGCGGCCAACAACCAGCTCGCCCACCCCGGTGTCGAGAAGGACCTCGCCGACCGCGGCATCCTGTACGCGCCCGACTACGTCGTCAACGCCGGTGGCGTGATCCAGGTCGCCGACGAGCTGCTCGGTTTTGAATTCGACCGGGCGAAGGCCAAGGCGGCGCAGATCTTCGACACGACGCTGGCCATCTTCGACCGCGCCAGGACCGACGGCGTCCCGCCCGCCGTCGCCGCCGACCGGATCGCCGAGCAGCGCATGGCGGAGGCCCGCACCGCCTGA
- the bldC gene encoding developmental transcriptional regulator BldC, with product MTARTPDAEPLLTPAEVATMFRVDPKTVTRWAKAGKLTSIRTLGGHRRYREAEVRALLAGIPQQRSEA from the coding sequence ATGACCGCTCGCACCCCTGATGCCGAGCCGCTGCTGACCCCGGCTGAGGTCGCCACGATGTTCCGCGTGGACCCGAAGACGGTCACGCGCTGGGCCAAGGCCGGCAAGCTCACGTCCATCCGCACGCTCGGAGGGCATCGGCGCTACCGCGAAGCGGAGGTCCGCGCACTGCTGGCGGGCATCCCGCAGCAGCGCAGCGAGGCCTGA
- the hrpA gene encoding ATP-dependent RNA helicase HrpA produces MSTSSPPAFAALQARLPELMLRDEHRLGRRLDGARRIRKPEARQAVLDEIAAEMEQAEARVARRRAGVPAVTYPEALPVSQKKDEILAAIRDHQVVIVAGETGSGKTTQIPKICLELGRGVRGLIGHTQPRRIAARTVAERVAEELNTPLGEAVGWKVRFTDQVSPATHVKLMTDGILLAEIQTDRELRQYDTIIIDEAHERSLNIDFILGYLAQLLPKRPDLKVVITSATIDPERFARHFRTPVPGGAEGDGDGDDRGAAPIVEVSGRTYPVEVRYRPLLEEGSEESDRDQVTAICEAVDELQAEGPGDILVFLSGEREIRDTADALGKRNLRSTEILPLYARLSHAEQHRVFQRHAGRRVVLATNVAETSLTVPGIRYVIDPGTARISRYSHRTKVQRLPIERISQASANQRKGRCGRTADGICIRLYSEDDFLSRPEFTDAEILRTNLASVILQMTAAGLGDIERFPFIDPPDRRNIKDGVQLLEELGAFSAGQKGAAGSARDAGKRLTQTGRKLSQLPVDPRLARMVLEADRNGCVREVMVIAAALSIQDPRERPAEKQQQADQQHARFRDETSDFLAFLNLWRYVRERQKELSSSAFRRMCRNEFLNYLRIREWQDIYTQLRQVARSMGIHTGAADEPAAPADRVHTSLLAGLLSHIGLKDTEAKNEYLGARSAKFAVFPGSALFKKPPRWIMSAELVETSRLWARVNARIEPEWVEPLAQHLVKRNHSEPHWEQKQAAVMAYERVTLYGVPIVAQRKVNYGRIDPETSRELFIRHALVEGDWRTHHQFFHDNRKLLSEVEELEHRARRRDILVDDETLFDFYDQRLPDDVVSGAHFDSWWKKKRREEPELLDFEKSMLINERAEGISKDDYPDTWRQGKLKFRVTYQFEPGADADGVTVHVPLQVLNQVTPEGFDWQIPGLREELVTELIRSLPKPVRRNYVPAPNYARRFLSAAVPGQEPLTAALGRELQRMVGVRIDPEDWDPAKVPDHLEITFRVVDERRRKVAEDKDIEALKLRLKPRTQAAITKAFDQSFEAPASGERPEGAPAGPVQRTGLTSWTLGTLPRTFETRRAGQPVKAYPALVDEGGSVAVRLFDTEWEQTEAMWRGTRRLILLGIPVNPAKFAQNQLSNQQKLALSRNPHGSVQALFDDCVTAAADRLIAARGGPAWDEESFRKLYDAVRADLVDATMDAVRKVREVLAAWHACEQRLRSTTSPALLTSVADVKQQLAGLIKPGFVTEHGAGRLPDLMRYLVAADRRLQQMPAHAERDRTRMAKVHEMQDEYAWLLEQFPPGRPVPPEARKIRWMIEELRVSYFAHALGTAYPVSDKRIVKAVDAAAPSTAR; encoded by the coding sequence ATGTCTACTTCCTCTCCCCCCGCTTTCGCCGCCCTCCAGGCCCGGCTGCCCGAGCTGATGCTGCGTGACGAGCACCGGCTGGGGCGGCGCCTCGACGGTGCCCGCCGCATCCGCAAGCCCGAGGCCCGGCAGGCGGTGCTGGACGAGATCGCCGCCGAGATGGAGCAGGCCGAGGCGCGCGTGGCGCGGCGGCGCGCGGGCGTGCCGGCCGTGACGTATCCGGAAGCGCTGCCGGTCAGCCAGAAGAAGGACGAGATCCTGGCGGCGATCCGCGATCACCAGGTGGTGATCGTCGCGGGCGAGACCGGCTCCGGCAAGACCACCCAGATCCCCAAGATCTGCCTGGAGCTGGGCCGCGGGGTCCGCGGCCTGATCGGGCACACGCAGCCGCGCCGTATCGCGGCCCGCACGGTGGCCGAGCGGGTGGCCGAGGAGCTGAACACACCGCTGGGCGAGGCGGTCGGCTGGAAGGTCCGGTTCACGGACCAGGTGAGCCCCGCCACGCACGTCAAGCTGATGACGGACGGCATCCTGCTCGCCGAGATCCAGACGGACCGGGAGCTGCGCCAGTACGACACGATCATCATCGACGAGGCCCACGAACGCAGCCTCAACATCGACTTCATCCTGGGCTATCTCGCCCAGCTGCTGCCGAAGCGTCCCGATCTCAAGGTCGTCATCACCTCCGCGACGATCGACCCGGAGCGCTTCGCCCGCCACTTCCGCACCCCCGTCCCCGGCGGCGCGGAAGGCGACGGCGACGGTGACGACCGGGGCGCCGCCCCCATCGTGGAGGTGTCCGGCCGTACCTACCCCGTCGAGGTGCGGTACCGCCCGCTCCTGGAGGAGGGGTCCGAGGAGAGCGACCGCGACCAGGTCACCGCCATCTGCGAGGCCGTCGACGAACTGCAGGCCGAGGGCCCCGGCGACATCCTCGTCTTCCTCTCCGGCGAGCGCGAGATCCGCGACACGGCGGACGCCCTGGGCAAGCGGAACCTCCGCTCCACCGAGATCCTGCCGCTCTACGCCCGCCTCTCGCACGCCGAGCAGCACCGGGTCTTCCAGCGGCACGCCGGCCGCCGCGTGGTCCTGGCCACGAACGTCGCCGAGACCTCGCTGACCGTCCCCGGCATCCGCTACGTCATCGACCCGGGCACGGCCCGTATCTCCCGCTACAGCCACCGCACCAAGGTGCAGCGGCTGCCGATCGAACGGATCTCGCAGGCCAGCGCCAACCAGCGCAAGGGCCGCTGCGGCCGGACGGCCGACGGCATCTGCATCCGGCTCTACTCGGAGGACGACTTCCTCTCCCGCCCGGAGTTCACGGACGCCGAGATCCTCCGCACCAACCTCGCCTCCGTCATCCTCCAGATGACCGCGGCCGGGCTCGGCGACATCGAGCGTTTCCCGTTCATCGACCCGCCGGACCGCCGCAACATCAAGGACGGCGTGCAACTCCTGGAGGAGCTGGGCGCCTTCTCCGCCGGGCAGAAGGGCGCCGCCGGCTCGGCGCGGGACGCGGGGAAGCGGCTCACGCAGACCGGCCGCAAGCTCTCCCAGCTGCCGGTGGACCCGCGGCTGGCCCGGATGGTCCTCGAAGCCGACCGGAACGGCTGCGTCCGCGAGGTCATGGTGATCGCGGCGGCCCTCTCCATCCAGGACCCGCGCGAGCGCCCGGCGGAGAAGCAGCAGCAGGCGGACCAGCAGCACGCCCGCTTCCGCGACGAGACCTCCGACTTCCTCGCCTTCCTGAACCTCTGGCGTTATGTGCGCGAGCGGCAGAAGGAGCTGTCCTCCTCCGCGTTCCGCCGGATGTGCCGCAACGAGTTCCTGAACTATCTGCGGATACGGGAGTGGCAGGACATCTACACCCAGCTCCGGCAGGTGGCCCGGAGCATGGGCATCCACACCGGCGCCGCGGACGAGCCCGCCGCGCCCGCCGACCGCGTGCACACCTCGCTGCTCGCCGGTCTCCTCTCGCACATCGGGCTCAAGGACACCGAGGCGAAGAACGAGTATCTGGGCGCGCGGAGCGCCAAGTTCGCGGTCTTCCCCGGCTCCGCGCTCTTCAAGAAGCCGCCGCGCTGGATCATGTCGGCCGAGCTGGTGGAGACGTCCCGGCTGTGGGCGCGGGTCAACGCGAGGATCGAGCCGGAGTGGGTCGAGCCGCTCGCGCAGCATCTGGTGAAGCGCAACCACAGCGAACCGCACTGGGAGCAGAAGCAGGCGGCGGTGATGGCGTACGAGCGGGTGACCCTCTACGGGGTCCCGATCGTCGCCCAGCGGAAGGTCAACTACGGGCGCATCGACCCGGAGACCTCGCGGGAGCTGTTCATCCGTCACGCCCTGGTCGAGGGCGACTGGCGGACGCACCACCAGTTCTTCCACGACAACCGGAAGCTGCTGAGCGAGGTCGAGGAGCTGGAGCACCGCGCCCGCCGCCGCGACATCCTCGTGGACGACGAGACGCTCTTCGACTTCTACGACCAGCGGCTGCCCGACGATGTCGTCTCCGGTGCGCACTTCGACTCCTGGTGGAAGAAGAAGCGCCGCGAGGAACCGGAACTGCTCGACTTCGAGAAGTCGATGCTCATCAACGAGCGCGCCGAGGGCATCTCCAAGGACGACTACCCGGACACCTGGCGGCAGGGCAAGCTCAAGTTCCGCGTGACGTACCAGTTCGAGCCGGGCGCCGACGCGGACGGCGTCACCGTCCACGTCCCGCTCCAGGTGCTCAACCAGGTCACCCCCGAGGGCTTCGACTGGCAGATCCCGGGGCTGCGCGAGGAACTGGTCACCGAGCTGATCCGCTCCCTCCCCAAGCCCGTACGCCGCAACTACGTACCGGCGCCCAACTACGCCCGGCGCTTCCTGTCCGCCGCCGTCCCGGGGCAGGAGCCGCTGACGGCCGCCCTCGGCCGGGAACTCCAGCGGATGGTGGGCGTCCGGATCGACCCGGAGGACTGGGACCCCGCCAAGGTGCCGGACCACCTCGAGATCACCTTCCGGGTGGTGGACGAGCGCCGCCGCAAGGTCGCCGAGGACAAGGACATCGAGGCGCTCAAGCTGCGCCTCAAGCCGAGGACCCAGGCGGCGATCACCAAGGCCTTCGACCAGTCCTTCGAGGCTCCCGCGTCCGGTGAACGCCCCGAGGGGGCACCGGCCGGCCCGGTCCAGCGCACCGGGCTCACCTCCTGGACGCTGGGCACCCTGCCGCGCACCTTCGAGACCCGGCGGGCCGGACAGCCCGTCAAGGCGTACCCCGCGCTGGTGGACGAGGGCGGCTCGGTGGCCGTACGGCTCTTCGACACCGAGTGGGAGCAGACGGAGGCGATGTGGCGGGGCACCCGCCGGCTGATCCTGCTCGGCATCCCGGTCAACCCCGCGAAGTTCGCCCAGAACCAGCTGTCCAACCAGCAGAAGCTGGCGCTCTCCCGCAATCCGCACGGCAGCGTGCAGGCCCTCTTCGACGACTGCGTGACAGCCGCCGCCGACCGCCTCATCGCCGCCCGCGGGGGTCCCGCCTGGGACGAGGAGAGTTTCCGCAAGCTCTACGACGCCGTACGGGCCGACCTCGTGGACGCCACGATGGACGCCGTCCGCAAGGTCCGCGAGGTGCTGGCCGCCTGGCACGCCTGCGAGCAGCGGCTGCGGTCCACCACGTCCCCGGCGCTCCTCACCTCGGTGGCGGACGTCAAGCAGCAACTGGCCGGACTGATCAAGCCGGGCTTCGTCACGGAACACGGGGCCGGACGGCTGCCGGACCTGATGCGCTACCTGGTGGCGGCCGACCGCCGCCTCCAGCAGATGCCCGCCCACGCCGAGCGGGACCGGACCCGGATGGCGAAGGTCCACGAGATGCAGGACGAGTACGCCTGGCTGCTGGAGCAGTTCCCGCCGGGCCGCCCGGTGCCGCCGGAGGCGCGGAAGATCCGCTGGATGATCGAGGAACTGCGGGTCAGCTACTTCGCCCACGCGCTGGGCACGGCGTATCCGGTCTCCGACAAGCGCATCGTGAAGGCCGTCGACGCGGCCGCGCCCTCCACCGCGCGCTGA
- a CDS encoding DsbA family protein, producing MPTNGDNPTSTPSPAGRRNRGIAIGALVLVAALVLGFLSAFATGGGSSGDSPAVTVETPGEGSADPNADTYAQLAELARRDKDDKLAMGRADAPVVLIEYADFKCPFCGKFARDTEPELVKEYVDKGVLRIEWRNLVVFGEDSAQAAYASWAAGQQDRFWEFHEVAFSEEDNMKKGYSKERLDAIAEKAGVKDMDRFHTDMESYAAKQAVEKDQEEAYGIGATSTPSFLVNGKPIAGAQPTEVFAEAIEAAARQAEAAEGSDK from the coding sequence ATGCCCACGAACGGTGACAACCCCACCTCCACCCCCTCCCCGGCCGGCCGCAGGAACCGCGGCATCGCGATCGGCGCCCTGGTGCTGGTCGCCGCCCTGGTGCTCGGCTTCCTCTCGGCCTTCGCGACGGGCGGCGGCTCGTCCGGCGACTCCCCGGCCGTGACGGTCGAGACGCCCGGGGAGGGCTCGGCCGACCCCAACGCCGACACCTACGCCCAACTCGCGGAGCTCGCCCGCCGCGACAAGGACGACAAGCTGGCGATGGGCCGCGCCGACGCCCCCGTCGTCCTGATCGAGTACGCCGACTTCAAGTGCCCCTTCTGCGGCAAGTTCGCCCGCGACACCGAGCCCGAACTGGTGAAGGAGTACGTCGACAAGGGCGTGCTGCGCATCGAGTGGCGCAACCTCGTGGTCTTCGGCGAGGACTCCGCACAGGCCGCCTACGCGAGCTGGGCGGCCGGGCAGCAGGACCGCTTCTGGGAATTCCACGAGGTGGCGTTCTCGGAGGAGGACAACATGAAGAAGGGGTACTCGAAGGAGCGCCTCGACGCGATCGCCGAGAAGGCCGGCGTCAAGGACATGGACCGCTTCCACACCGACATGGAGAGCTACGCGGCGAAGCAGGCGGTGGAGAAGGACCAGGAGGAGGCCTACGGCATCGGCGCCACCAGCACGCCGTCCTTCCTGGTCAACGGCAAGCCGATCGCCGGAGCCCAGCCGACGGAGGTCTTCGCCGAGGCCATCGAGGCGGCGGCGCGGCAGGCGGAGGCGGCCGAGGGCTCGGACAAGTGA
- a CDS encoding cytochrome c biogenesis CcdA family protein produces the protein MTDIGYLAAFLGGLLALLSPCSALLLPAFFAYSIDSTSRLVARTGIFYLGLATTLVPLGVGGSYAGRLFYGHRDLLVALSGWLIIALGVAQILGLGFASRRLQEASGRIRPTSAAKVYALGTVYGLAGFCAGPILGSVLTVAAVSGSPVYGGVLLAAYALGMAVPLFVLALLWERFDLGRKGWLRGRTVRVGRLELHTTSLLSGLFFIALGTMFLVFDGTTALPGLLGVDGSFEAERWAQRAGAAVPDRVLLALLGAAGAGIALLAVRRGRRAGKDDPAGGAEAPSARSGKEPADDPR, from the coding sequence GTGACCGACATCGGCTATCTCGCGGCCTTCCTGGGCGGACTGCTGGCCCTGCTCAGCCCGTGCAGCGCGCTGCTGCTGCCCGCCTTCTTCGCCTACTCGATCGACAGCACCTCGCGCCTCGTCGCCCGCACCGGCATCTTCTACCTGGGCCTGGCGACGACCCTGGTGCCGCTCGGCGTCGGCGGCTCGTACGCGGGGCGGCTGTTCTACGGCCACCGAGATCTGCTCGTCGCCCTCAGTGGCTGGCTGATCATCGCACTGGGCGTGGCGCAGATCCTCGGGCTGGGCTTCGCCTCGCGCCGCCTCCAGGAGGCGTCCGGCCGCATCCGCCCGACGAGCGCCGCGAAGGTCTACGCCCTCGGCACGGTCTACGGCCTCGCGGGCTTCTGCGCCGGCCCGATCCTCGGCAGTGTGCTGACGGTCGCCGCGGTGAGCGGCAGCCCGGTCTATGGGGGTGTGCTGCTGGCGGCGTACGCGCTGGGCATGGCCGTACCGCTGTTCGTCCTGGCCCTGCTCTGGGAGCGCTTCGACCTCGGACGGAAGGGCTGGCTGCGCGGGCGCACCGTCCGCGTCGGCCGGCTGGAGCTGCACACCACGTCCCTTCTCTCCGGGCTGTTCTTCATCGCCCTCGGCACGATGTTCCTGGTCTTCGACGGGACGACGGCCCTGCCCGGACTGCTCGGCGTGGACGGCTCGTTCGAGGCGGAGCGGTGGGCCCAGCGGGCGGGCGCGGCCGTACCGGACCGGGTCCTGCTCGCCCTGCTGGGCGCGGCGGGCGCGGGCATCGCGCTGCTCGCCGTACGGCGGGGGCGCCGGGCCGGGAAGGACGACCCGGCCGGAGGGGCGGAAGCGCCCTCCGCCCGTTCCGGAAAGGAGCCCGCCGACGACCCGCGCTGA
- a CDS encoding DUF1349 domain-containing protein: protein MADTQHRTVAWDEARWLNHPPQAAPDGTGALVVTTGARSDFWRRTSYGYVRDDGHALLTAFPQGGAVEVTFEADFTHLYDQAGLMIRVDEANWVKAGIEYTDGAPHLGAVVTREFSDWSQSPVPEWAGRPVTVRASRAGDALTLRARCADGPWRMFRLVPLPPEAAATAGPFCCSPEREGLTVRFTGYTTSPADPDLHGAE from the coding sequence GTGGCGGACACACAGCACCGAACCGTGGCATGGGACGAAGCGCGGTGGCTGAACCACCCGCCGCAGGCGGCCCCGGACGGCACGGGCGCGCTCGTGGTGACCACGGGGGCCCGCAGCGACTTCTGGCGCCGCACGAGCTACGGCTATGTGCGCGACGACGGACACGCCCTGCTGACCGCCTTCCCGCAGGGCGGCGCGGTCGAAGTGACCTTCGAAGCCGACTTCACCCACCTGTACGACCAGGCGGGGCTGATGATCCGCGTCGACGAGGCGAACTGGGTCAAGGCGGGAATCGAGTACACGGACGGCGCCCCGCATCTGGGCGCCGTCGTGACGCGCGAGTTCTCGGACTGGTCGCAGTCGCCGGTGCCGGAGTGGGCGGGCAGGCCGGTCACCGTCCGTGCCAGCCGCGCGGGCGACGCCCTGACGCTGCGGGCCCGGTGCGCCGACGGCCCGTGGCGGATGTTCCGGCTGGTGCCCCTGCCCCCGGAGGCGGCGGCGACGGCGGGCCCGTTCTGCTGCTCACCGGAGCGCGAGGGGCTGACAGTCCGGTTCACCGGTTACACCACGAGCCCGGCGGACCCGGACCTGCACGGGGCGGAGTAG
- a CDS encoding DUF6234 family protein, whose product MGSGSEPSTGRQAGVSMALLVIDLMVIAWLLFRYGMAGWADGYDPGNPPGAPGEASRGAWILAGGAVVTGGGLLYLRWRIPGIVQLVVLGAGAGLLALLPAAE is encoded by the coding sequence ATGGGGAGCGGGAGTGAGCCGTCAACCGGCCGGCAGGCCGGGGTGAGCATGGCGCTGCTCGTCATCGACCTGATGGTCATCGCCTGGCTGCTGTTCCGCTACGGCATGGCGGGATGGGCCGATGGCTACGACCCCGGCAACCCGCCCGGCGCGCCCGGGGAAGCGTCGCGGGGGGCGTGGATCCTGGCCGGCGGCGCGGTCGTCACGGGCGGAGGTCTCCTGTACCTGCGGTGGCGCATTCCCGGCATCGTGCAACTGGTGGTCCTGGGAGCCGGAGCGGGGCTGCTGGCCCTCCTCCCTGCCGCTGAGTAG
- a CDS encoding nucleotidyltransferase domain-containing protein has protein sequence MNDQDACVAQATDLVATHFPHALGAVLGGSAAQGRATPSSDLDVAVLLPDSDTSRREVIRHNGRLAELFLNTLADVPEFFEWDRARRRGTVLFIYDQGLTLTDPHGHVSRTREQARALIAAGPPMLTHTEREQSRYSLTCYMDDLRDTPSTNRHEQLVLADFTLREAAHLLTAHQGAWTGIGKWLPRRLLSADPALGKALLQGHRAVAEHADPMPLVTMAEQVLDLVGGPQREGYAHFWRK, from the coding sequence ATGAATGATCAAGATGCGTGCGTAGCTCAGGCAACGGATCTGGTTGCCACTCATTTTCCGCACGCCTTGGGCGCTGTACTTGGCGGATCTGCCGCACAAGGCCGCGCCACGCCGTCCAGTGATCTGGACGTAGCCGTCCTCCTCCCTGACTCGGATACCAGCCGTCGGGAGGTGATACGCCACAACGGTCGTCTCGCCGAGCTGTTCCTGAACACCCTCGCGGACGTGCCCGAGTTCTTCGAGTGGGACAGAGCCCGTCGCCGAGGCACGGTCCTCTTCATATATGACCAGGGCCTGACGCTCACCGATCCTCACGGCCATGTGTCCCGCACGCGCGAACAGGCGCGGGCGCTGATCGCGGCCGGCCCTCCCATGCTCACCCATACGGAGCGGGAGCAAAGTCGCTACAGCCTCACCTGCTACATGGACGATCTGCGTGATACCCCGTCCACCAACCGGCACGAACAGCTCGTCCTCGCCGACTTCACCCTGCGCGAGGCAGCACACCTGCTCACAGCTCACCAGGGTGCTTGGACCGGCATCGGCAAGTGGCTCCCCCGCAGGCTGCTAAGCGCAGACCCGGCCCTGGGGAAGGCTCTGCTGCAAGGCCATCGGGCCGTCGCCGAACACGCCGACCCCATGCCGCTGGTCACTATGGCCGAGCAGGTGCTTGATCTCGTCGGCGGACCACAACGGGAGGGATACGCTCACTTCTGGCGTAAGTGA
- a CDS encoding GntR family transcriptional regulator: MPETARQIADDLRARIESGELQPGDRLPGEPSLVRTYGVAKMTANQALKILVSEGLAVARPGSGTYVREFRPIRRVANDRLSKSRWSSGRSIWSADVAQRPLVTDVQVYETEAPHQVGRLLNLDPGAPVIVRSRKFVVEDRPVQMATSYLPAELVRGTAIAQPDTGPGGSYARLAELGAEPVRFTEELRARMPSEEERSALNLTAGTPVVEICRTAFTEDDRPVEVNQMLLDAGSYVLEYRLNS; encoded by the coding sequence ATGCCCGAGACTGCGCGGCAGATCGCCGACGATCTCAGGGCGCGGATCGAGTCCGGCGAACTGCAGCCGGGTGATCGGTTGCCCGGTGAACCCTCGTTGGTGCGGACGTACGGCGTCGCCAAGATGACCGCGAACCAGGCGCTGAAGATCCTCGTGAGCGAAGGGCTCGCGGTTGCCCGGCCCGGGTCCGGCACCTACGTCAGGGAGTTCAGGCCGATTCGGCGGGTGGCCAACGACCGATTGTCCAAGTCCCGCTGGTCATCGGGCCGTTCCATCTGGTCTGCCGACGTGGCCCAGCGCCCCTTGGTGACCGACGTCCAGGTCTACGAGACCGAGGCCCCGCACCAGGTGGGACGCCTGCTGAACCTCGACCCCGGCGCTCCGGTCATCGTGCGCAGCCGGAAGTTCGTGGTCGAGGACCGCCCGGTGCAGATGGCGACTTCGTACCTCCCGGCCGAGTTGGTGCGGGGAACCGCGATCGCCCAGCCGGACACCGGCCCGGGAGGCAGCTACGCCCGTCTCGCCGAGCTGGGAGCGGAACCCGTCAGGTTCACCGAGGAGCTGCGCGCCCGGATGCCGAGCGAGGAAGAGCGCTCCGCCCTCAACCTCACCGCGGGCACGCCCGTTGTAGAGATCTGCCGTACCGCCTTCACCGAGGACGACCGGCCCGTCGAGGTCAACCAGATGCTGCTGGACGCCGGTTCGTACGTGCTCGAATACCGGCTCAACAGCTGA